A window of the Chloroflexota bacterium genome harbors these coding sequences:
- a CDS encoding amidohydrolase, translating into MRKPGAPRLRPAAIAQEAAWGESTGTLRHQRFAIMVPLPPSRTRDKESSMSPAAAARKPIVVDGDGHLLEPKNLWTENVSRKFKEIAPRVYWDEGKKGEGYIADGGVIIPAPRAGDVGCARWSPNRRRLMGVGSRYDEGPAAGFDPDARARENDREGIDIAVMYPTLGLFLGSIENAELAVECCRIYNDWLADWCAKQPKRFVGIAALPMQDPKAAAKEARRCVEKLGMRGGFVRPNPYKGNWLHNPVFDVVWAELQDMNTPLGIHPSAGGVGMGAMTFYRTDWGRVPGYKVFSFLFDNYFALTSLVNTGVLDRFPKLKVIVLESGGGWVLHWLDQMDHWLCEVNPQDRDRLSADPSKIFKRQVYISVDPDEKSVPAVIKVLGDKKLIWASDYPHTDVTAPSVVADVREHIKGMPRDTQRRLLGRNALDIYNIRN; encoded by the coding sequence ATGAGAAAGCCTGGCGCGCCGCGCCTCAGGCCCGCCGCCATCGCGCAGGAGGCTGCTTGGGGAGAATCCACTGGGACTCTACGGCATCAGCGCTTCGCTATAATGGTGCCTCTTCCCCCGAGCCGCACTAGAGATAAGGAGTCTTCCATGTCGCCAGCCGCTGCCGCACGCAAGCCCATCGTTGTTGATGGAGACGGGCATCTGCTTGAGCCGAAGAACCTGTGGACGGAGAACGTCTCCCGGAAGTTCAAGGAGATCGCCCCGCGCGTCTATTGGGATGAGGGGAAGAAGGGCGAAGGCTACATCGCGGATGGCGGCGTCATCATCCCGGCGCCGCGAGCGGGCGATGTGGGCTGCGCGCGCTGGTCGCCGAATAGACGGCGGCTCATGGGCGTGGGCTCACGGTACGATGAGGGCCCCGCCGCAGGCTTCGACCCAGATGCTCGCGCCAGGGAGAACGACCGCGAGGGGATAGACATCGCCGTCATGTACCCCACGCTGGGGCTCTTCCTGGGATCCATTGAGAATGCGGAGCTGGCGGTGGAGTGCTGCCGCATCTATAACGATTGGCTGGCCGATTGGTGCGCCAAACAGCCCAAGCGCTTCGTCGGCATCGCGGCCCTGCCGATGCAGGACCCGAAGGCGGCGGCCAAGGAGGCGCGGCGCTGTGTGGAGAAGCTAGGCATGCGCGGCGGCTTTGTGCGGCCCAACCCGTATAAGGGGAACTGGCTGCACAACCCCGTCTTTGATGTGGTGTGGGCGGAGCTGCAGGATATGAACACGCCGCTCGGCATCCATCCATCGGCTGGAGGAGTCGGCATGGGCGCCATGACCTTCTACCGCACCGATTGGGGGCGCGTGCCCGGGTACAAGGTCTTCTCTTTCCTCTTTGATAACTACTTCGCCCTGACCTCGCTGGTGAACACGGGTGTGCTGGATCGCTTCCCCAAGCTCAAGGTGATCGTGCTGGAGTCCGGCGGCGGCTGGGTGCTGCACTGGCTGGACCAGATGGATCACTGGCTCTGCGAAGTGAACCCGCAGGACCGGGATAGGCTCTCAGCAGATCCGAGTAAGATCTTCAAGCGGCAAGTCTATATCTCCGTTGACCCGGACGAGAAGAGTGTCCCTGCCGTGATCAAAGTCCTTGGCGATAAAAAGCTGATCTGGGCGTCCGACTACCCCCACACTGACGTCACTGCGCCCTCCGTGGTGGCCGACGTGCGGGAACACATCAAGGGCATGCCCCGTGATACCCAAAGGCGGCTCCTCGGAAGGAACGCGCTTGACATATACAACATCCGGAATTGA
- a CDS encoding cysteine synthase family protein, whose product MRKRRPSRTRRRSWPRSRACGKRSRSCAGAERDDSNRYNKPMNRSGMLKLVGNTPLVELAALAPKRGVRIFAKLEGQNPTGSIKDRVALALVEAAERRGDLKPGDTIVEASSGNTGVALAFVAKQRGYKAHIVLPRGVAPSIYDILRMYDVEMTWCEADGGMKRAIDTAQELASSRGFKLLGQFTEQANVDVHYSTTGPEIVKELPEVDVFIAGIGTSGTIMGVGKRLRETRPNVRIIGIEPKLGERLQGLRSLEEGFLPPLLDLKALDGRFIVDSASAFECARRVARAEGILAGASAGATLHVAFTVAERIEKGNIVVMFADGGWKYLPSRPWDASERRDEELDEVHWW is encoded by the coding sequence ATGAGAAAGAGGCGGCCCAGCCGGACGCGGCGACGCTCCTGGCCGAGATCAAGAGCCTGCGGGAAGAGGTCACGAAGCTGCGCCGGGGCAGAGCGTGACGACTCGAATCGGTACAATAAGCCTATGAACCGCTCTGGCATGCTGAAACTCGTCGGCAATACTCCCCTCGTGGAACTGGCTGCCCTTGCGCCCAAGCGCGGCGTCCGCATCTTTGCGAAGCTGGAGGGGCAGAACCCCACAGGCAGCATCAAGGACCGCGTGGCCCTGGCGCTGGTGGAGGCGGCGGAGCGCCGAGGCGACCTGAAGCCCGGCGACACCATCGTGGAAGCGAGCAGCGGCAACACGGGGGTCGCGCTGGCCTTTGTGGCCAAGCAGCGGGGGTATAAGGCGCACATCGTGCTGCCCAGGGGCGTCGCGCCCAGCATCTATGACATCCTGCGGATGTATGACGTGGAGATGACGTGGTGCGAAGCGGACGGCGGGATGAAACGCGCGATAGATACGGCGCAGGAGCTTGCCTCCTCGCGGGGCTTCAAGCTGCTGGGGCAGTTCACGGAGCAGGCGAATGTGGATGTGCACTACTCCACCACAGGGCCGGAGATCGTGAAGGAGCTGCCGGAGGTGGATGTCTTCATCGCGGGCATCGGCACCAGCGGCACCATCATGGGCGTGGGCAAGCGCCTGCGGGAGACAAGGCCGAACGTCCGCATCATCGGCATCGAGCCGAAGCTGGGAGAGCGGCTCCAGGGACTGCGGAGCTTGGAGGAGGGCTTTCTCCCGCCGCTACTGGACCTGAAGGCGCTGGACGGGCGCTTCATCGTGGATAGCGCCTCCGCCTTCGAATGCGCCCGCCGCGTGGCGCGGGCGGAAGGCATCCTGGCGGGCGCCTCGGCAGGGGCGACGCTGCACGTGGCCTTTACGGTGGCTGAGCGGATAGAGAAAGGCAACATCGTGGTGATGTTTGCCGATGGCGGTTGGAAGTACCTGCCCTCAAGGCCGTGGGACGCCTCCGAGCGACGGGACGAGGAGCTGGACGAAGTCCACTGGTGGTAG
- a CDS encoding sigma-70 family RNA polymerase sigma factor encodes MDEQQLIERSRGGDLDAFNRIVELYQTQVYNLAYRMLGSQAAAEDASQEAFISAYKHIRSYRGGSFKGWLFRIVTNACYDQLRSKKRAAETSLQERLDDDPSWQPASPGESPEEAALTSELSREISKAVSSLPEDQRLVLVMANIQGFSYEEVAEATSSSLGTVKSRLSRARAKVRDYFSSRPELLPAKFRLEV; translated from the coding sequence ATGGATGAACAGCAGCTCATCGAGCGCAGCCGAGGCGGCGATCTGGACGCCTTCAACCGCATCGTGGAGCTCTACCAGACCCAGGTCTATAACCTCGCCTACCGGATGCTCGGCTCCCAAGCCGCCGCGGAGGATGCCTCCCAGGAGGCCTTCATCTCCGCCTATAAGCACATACGCTCATATCGCGGGGGAAGCTTCAAAGGCTGGCTCTTCCGCATCGTTACCAACGCCTGCTACGACCAGCTCCGCTCCAAGAAGCGCGCCGCCGAGACCTCCCTCCAAGAGCGCTTGGACGACGACCCCTCCTGGCAACCGGCCTCTCCAGGGGAGTCTCCTGAAGAGGCGGCGTTGACTAGTGAGCTATCCAGGGAAATCTCCAAAGCCGTCTCTTCCCTGCCTGAAGACCAGCGCCTAGTCCTTGTCATGGCCAATATCCAGGGCTTCTCCTATGAGGAGGTAGCGGAGGCCACCTCTTCCTCCCTAGGCACCGTCAAATCGAGGCTGAGCCGCGCCCGTGCCAAGGTTCGCGACTACTTTTCCAGCCGACCGGAACTTTTGCCAGCCAAGTTCCGTCTTGAAGTGTAG
- a CDS encoding 6,7-dimethyl-8-ribityllumazine synthase → MSREGRPQGERAAGKGPGREFTGSRSGKGRRIGIIVSRFNENVTSRLLAGAKQGLLDHGVAADHIDIAWVPGAFEIPYAAMRMADTDKYDGLICLGAVIKGETDHHHYVSDGAIRGVGSVSVDDDIPIGMGILTTENLDQALARSGQGKENKGYEAAMTVLEMVSLAEQFDEAGED, encoded by the coding sequence ATGAGCCGCGAGGGACGCCCGCAAGGGGAGCGCGCCGCCGGGAAGGGCCCGGGCCGCGAGTTCACCGGGTCGCGGAGCGGCAAGGGCCGCCGCATCGGCATCATCGTCTCGCGCTTCAACGAAAACGTCACCTCGCGCCTGCTGGCCGGGGCCAAACAAGGGCTCCTTGACCACGGCGTGGCCGCCGACCATATAGACATCGCCTGGGTGCCGGGGGCCTTCGAGATTCCCTACGCCGCCATGCGCATGGCCGATACGGACAAGTACGACGGCCTTATCTGCCTAGGCGCGGTCATCAAAGGCGAGACGGACCACCACCACTACGTCTCCGATGGCGCCATCCGCGGGGTAGGGAGCGTCTCCGTGGACGACGACATTCCCATCGGGATGGGGATCCTGACGACGGAGAACCTGGACCAGGCGCTGGCGCGGTCAGGCCAAGGGAAAGAGAACAAGGGCTATGAGGCGGCGATGACGGTGCTGGAGATGGTGAGCCTGGCCGAGCAGTTCGACGAGGCAGGCGAGGACTAG
- the ychF gene encoding redox-regulated ATPase YchF — protein sequence MEIGIIGLAKSGKTTVFNALTRGSAQVSAAAQGTKANIGVAKVPDARLDRLTEIYKPKKKVPAEVTYVDIPGAPEGLGKESGIGGEFLNRLQRVDALLHVLRAFEDPAVPHVQGSVDPYRDIATLDMELSFSDLAILEKRMKRLQEQAKSNKPQEREAAAKEKVVIERVKAELEKGVLVRAQTLTADEARVMENYQFLTAKPLLIALNIAEGQLADSAKLEQELAAKVTTPKTKGVVICGKLEAELGQMTPEEEKSFRESLGAGESGLVRMIRLSYEVLGLISFFTVGEDECRAWTVQRGANAQKGAGKIHSDIERGFIRAEVVSYDDFIKAGSMAEAKKRGVFRLEGKTYEVKDGDITNYLFSV from the coding sequence ATGGAAATCGGCATCATCGGGCTGGCGAAGAGCGGTAAGACCACCGTCTTCAATGCCCTCACTCGCGGCAGCGCCCAGGTCTCGGCGGCGGCGCAAGGCACCAAGGCGAACATCGGCGTGGCAAAGGTGCCGGATGCGCGCCTGGACCGCCTGACGGAGATATACAAGCCCAAGAAGAAGGTCCCCGCCGAAGTGACCTATGTGGACATCCCTGGCGCACCCGAGGGCCTGGGCAAGGAGTCGGGCATCGGCGGCGAGTTCCTGAACCGCCTCCAGCGCGTGGACGCCCTGCTGCACGTGCTGCGCGCCTTTGAAGACCCAGCGGTGCCGCACGTCCAGGGCAGCGTTGACCCCTATCGCGATATCGCCACGCTGGACATGGAGCTCTCCTTCTCCGACCTGGCGATCCTTGAAAAGCGCATGAAGCGCCTTCAGGAGCAGGCGAAGAGCAACAAGCCCCAGGAGCGCGAGGCGGCGGCGAAGGAGAAGGTGGTCATTGAGCGGGTGAAGGCGGAGCTGGAAAAGGGCGTGCTGGTGCGGGCGCAGACCCTCACGGCGGACGAGGCGCGGGTGATGGAGAACTACCAGTTCCTGACCGCTAAGCCGCTGCTCATCGCGCTGAACATCGCGGAAGGACAGCTGGCCGATTCGGCGAAACTGGAGCAGGAGCTTGCCGCTAAGGTGACGACGCCGAAGACGAAGGGCGTGGTGATCTGCGGCAAGCTGGAGGCGGAGCTTGGACAGATGACGCCGGAGGAGGAGAAGAGCTTCCGCGAATCGCTGGGCGCAGGGGAGTCGGGCCTAGTGCGTATGATCCGCCTCTCCTATGAGGTCTTGGGCCTCATCTCCTTCTTCACCGTGGGTGAGGACGAATGCCGCGCCTGGACGGTCCAGCGCGGGGCGAACGCCCAAAAGGGGGCCGGGAAGATTCATTCGGACATCGAGCGGGGCTTCATCCGCGCCGAGGTGGTCTCCTACGACGATTTCATTAAGGCCGGGAGCATGGCCGAAGCAAAGAAGCGAGGCGTCTTTCGCCTTGAGGGGAAGACGTATGAGGTGAAGGACGGCGATATCACGAACTATCTCTTCAGCGTGTAG
- a CDS encoding site-specific integrase, protein MVQSPSPGQYTVQCPSDDDVLKVLKAAALTPFGPMVRFITMTGLRRGEAIALRWENVDLDRGVLAVTGTAQRFRGQGIVVESPKSQAGRRAVAIDPDTVQMLRDHRGRQLLRAVELDGAFEDNGLVFPGPRGRLMDPPYLTRAFKKMAAVAGVPHMRLHDLRHGHAAGLIRSGAHMKVIQSRLGHASAAFTMQVYGHIEADMQEDAANAYANRLSERARIAKE, encoded by the coding sequence ATGGTTCAGTCACCCTCGCCAGGCCAATACACTGTCCAGTGCCCCAGTGATGACGACGTCCTTAAAGTCCTCAAGGCCGCCGCTTTGACACCATTTGGCCCTATGGTTCGGTTTATCACAATGACGGGCCTACGTCGCGGTGAGGCGATTGCTCTTCGGTGGGAAAATGTTGACCTCGACCGTGGCGTTTTAGCAGTTACGGGCACAGCCCAGCGTTTTCGCGGCCAAGGCATTGTCGTCGAGTCGCCCAAATCCCAAGCCGGACGTCGCGCTGTCGCCATCGACCCCGATACCGTCCAAATGCTGCGCGACCACCGAGGTCGTCAGCTATTGCGAGCGGTCGAGTTAGATGGAGCCTTCGAGGACAACGGCCTGGTCTTTCCAGGCCCGCGAGGACGACTGATGGACCCACCGTATCTCACAAGGGCCTTCAAGAAAATGGCCGCCGTCGCCGGCGTTCCCCATATGAGGCTTCACGATCTGCGGCACGGCCATGCCGCCGGTCTCATCCGCTCAGGCGCGCATATGAAGGTAATCCAGTCGCGCCTTGGTCACGCGTCGGCGGCTTTTACGATGCAGGTCTACGGACACATCGAAGCGGACATGCAAGAGGACGCGGCAAACGCCTATGCAAACCGCCTGAGCGAACGCGCCAGAATAGCAAAAGAATAG
- the lepB gene encoding signal peptidase I: MNESPQQPGAAPEPSPMSGAPAVQEPPPAQAAPPPEMVVAPDAWRSAFGYLQTLALAALVFLLVSTSFQNFEVEGTSMTPNIHNGDMIIVNKAAYRAVHLPGWVSNIPFLDRNGDGYFEPFGEPKRGDVVVFHLPSQTQRNLIKRVIGLPGDTIEIRRGIVYRNGERLNEDYLDPGLVGERSMPLTVVPENEFFVMGDERSRSFDSRDWGTLPRKHIIGKAWFSYWPSDQFGRVKQYRAESLDN, from the coding sequence ATGAACGAATCTCCCCAACAGCCTGGCGCCGCGCCTGAGCCTTCGCCCATGAGCGGCGCTCCGGCAGTCCAAGAGCCGCCTCCAGCGCAGGCCGCGCCCCCGCCCGAGATGGTGGTGGCGCCGGATGCCTGGAGATCCGCCTTCGGCTACCTGCAAACGCTCGCGCTGGCCGCGCTGGTATTTCTTCTTGTCAGCACCTCCTTTCAGAACTTCGAGGTGGAGGGGACAAGCATGACGCCGAACATCCACAACGGCGACATGATTATCGTGAATAAGGCTGCTTATCGCGCTGTGCATCTGCCGGGATGGGTCTCCAATATCCCCTTCCTAGACCGCAACGGCGATGGCTATTTTGAGCCCTTCGGCGAGCCTAAGCGCGGCGACGTGGTGGTCTTTCACCTGCCATCCCAGACCCAGCGCAACCTGATCAAGCGGGTGATCGGCCTGCCGGGAGACACCATCGAGATCCGACGGGGCATCGTCTACCGCAACGGCGAGCGCCTGAACGAGGACTACTTAGACCCGGGCCTGGTGGGTGAACGCTCCATGCCGCTCACGGTGGTGCCGGAGAACGAATTCTTCGTGATGGGTGATGAGCGCTCCCGCAGCTTCGATTCGCGCGATTGGGGAACGCTTCCGCGGAAGCACATCATCGGCAAGGCCTGGTTCTCCTACTGGCCCTCCGATCAGTTCGGGCGCGTCAAGCAGTATCGCGCCGAGTCTTTGGATAACTAG
- a CDS encoding potassium channel family protein has protein sequence MAEKQEPRTQVTVGGMSVGERERLLKRVEGLTEFPLMVLSIVMVPLLMGPFLWDLTRQEEAVFLAMDYFIWAVFAVDLVVKAAIAPDRKRFFRTHWIDVVIVAVPFFRPLRLLRLLVFSSRAVTGYRRLANVDFLLLYAVIIIVTAAMVVTTVEVDYPGSNIKDFDDALWWAITTVTTVGYGDRFPVTGAGRAMGSFLMIGGIALFGGLTANIASFFVRHSYKEDEKEAAQPDAATLLAEIKSLREEVTKLRRGRA, from the coding sequence ATGGCAGAGAAACAAGAGCCCAGAACACAGGTCACGGTGGGCGGCATGTCGGTGGGCGAGCGCGAGCGGCTGTTGAAGCGTGTGGAGGGGCTGACGGAGTTCCCGCTGATGGTCCTCTCGATCGTGATGGTCCCATTGCTCATGGGGCCGTTCTTGTGGGATCTGACCAGGCAAGAAGAAGCGGTCTTTCTTGCGATGGACTACTTTATCTGGGCTGTCTTTGCCGTAGACCTGGTGGTCAAAGCGGCGATAGCTCCGGACAGGAAGCGGTTCTTCCGCACGCATTGGATAGATGTTGTTATCGTCGCGGTGCCCTTCTTCCGGCCATTGCGTCTCCTGCGCCTTCTCGTCTTCAGCTCCCGCGCCGTCACCGGCTATCGGCGCTTGGCGAACGTGGATTTTCTCCTCCTTTACGCCGTCATCATCATCGTGACGGCGGCCATGGTGGTGACGACGGTTGAAGTAGACTACCCCGGTTCCAATATCAAGGACTTCGATGATGCGCTCTGGTGGGCGATCACGACGGTGACGACGGTGGGCTACGGCGACCGCTTCCCGGTGACGGGCGCCGGCCGCGCCATGGGCTCATTCCTGATGATCGGCGGCATCGCCCTCTTCGGCGGCCTCACGGCGAACATCGCCTCCTTCTTTGTGCGGCACAGCTACAAGGAGGATGAGAAAGAGGCGGCCCAGCCGGACGCGGCGACGCTCCTGGCCGAGATCAAGAGCCTGCGGGAAGAGGTCACGAAGCTGCGCCGGGGCAGAGCGTGA
- a CDS encoding glucose 1-dehydrogenase, which produces MRLREKVAIITGGGAGVGRATALRFAKEGAKVVIADIIGAAADETAALIQREGGQALAVAADVGRVETCRVVVEATVKRFGRLDILVNNAGLPSSYSEGTVHHQWDLGIDQTLSSAFRMSQAAMKRLLANKNGAIVNICSIAGTKMGTNPAWYAAAKAGLTGLTRSQAYVYGKQGLRSNALCLGVTATQRTKRYQEDPAMRAGVEARLPVGRLGRPEEIASAALFLASDEASFITGQVIIADGGHTIA; this is translated from the coding sequence ATGCGCTTGCGAGAGAAGGTGGCCATCATCACGGGCGGAGGGGCGGGCGTGGGCCGGGCAACGGCGCTCCGCTTCGCGAAGGAGGGGGCAAAGGTTGTCATCGCCGATATCATCGGCGCCGCGGCCGATGAGACCGCGGCCCTGATCCAGCGCGAAGGCGGACAGGCGCTGGCGGTGGCGGCCGATGTGGGCAGGGTCGAAACGTGCCGGGTGGTGGTGGAAGCGACGGTCAAGCGGTTCGGCAGGCTCGATATCCTCGTCAACAACGCAGGCCTGCCCTCTTCCTATAGCGAAGGCACCGTCCACCACCAATGGGACCTTGGGATAGACCAGACGCTCTCCTCGGCCTTCCGCATGAGCCAGGCGGCCATGAAGCGCCTGCTCGCCAACAAGAACGGCGCCATCGTGAACATCTGCTCCATCGCCGGGACCAAGATGGGCACGAACCCGGCCTGGTACGCCGCGGCAAAGGCGGGACTCACGGGGCTCACGCGCTCGCAGGCTTACGTCTATGGCAAACAGGGCCTGCGCTCCAACGCCCTCTGCCTGGGCGTCACCGCCACCCAGCGCACCAAGCGCTACCAGGAGGATCCGGCGATGCGCGCTGGCGTGGAGGCGCGATTGCCTGTTGGGCGCTTGGGCAGGCCGGAGGAGATCGCCAGCGCGGCGCTCTTTCTGGCATCGGATGAGGCCTCGTTCATCACGGGCCAGGTCATCATCGCCGATGGCGGCCACACAATCGCGTAG
- a CDS encoding zf-HC2 domain-containing protein, with the protein MMPLFRKRADERRQELLSAYLDGRVSESERAEVERLLEKSPEARKELQTLRATTAMLKETPVLKPRRSFAIQPSMVQERPKTPSTMGRLQWAVPVAAGAAVLFLTFSLVGGSIGLFEGGGTPTSEDGQQFAAGAPQTSESASPPAATAPPRIAFAPTASAPPPAGSFAPAPTPAPFGTPAPTRTAIAPAGAAGPAGPAGIASLDAPAPTATPAPTATSAAALKGTQEDAQAIARDAYKSDGDDFPWLAIQLAAGALTIVAVATFVIARRKKAL; encoded by the coding sequence ATGATGCCCCTGTTCCGCAAACGTGCAGATGAGCGACGCCAAGAGCTGCTTTCGGCCTATCTGGACGGCAGAGTGAGCGAGAGCGAGCGAGCGGAGGTCGAGCGTCTCCTAGAGAAATCGCCGGAGGCTCGCAAAGAGCTGCAGACTTTGCGCGCCACCACCGCGATGCTCAAAGAGACGCCGGTGCTGAAGCCGCGGCGCTCCTTCGCCATCCAGCCCTCCATGGTCCAAGAGCGGCCCAAGACTCCCTCCACGATGGGCAGGCTCCAGTGGGCGGTGCCCGTGGCGGCGGGAGCGGCCGTCCTCTTCCTCACCTTCTCCCTCGTCGGCGGCTCCATCGGCCTCTTCGAAGGCGGCGGCACGCCCACCTCGGAGGACGGCCAGCAGTTCGCGGCTGGGGCGCCGCAAACATCGGAATCGGCGAGCCCTCCGGCGGCGACGGCACCCCCCAGGATCGCCTTTGCCCCCACGGCAAGCGCGCCTCCGCCGGCGGGGAGCTTCGCCCCAGCGCCCACACCTGCGCCGTTTGGCACGCCCGCTCCAACGCGGACGGCAATTGCACCTGCAGGCGCCGCAGGGCCCGCAGGCCCAGCCGGTATCGCATCACTGGACGCCCCAGCGCCCACAGCCACGCCGGCGCCTACGGCAACGAGCGCGGCAGCGCTGAAGGGAACGCAAGAGGATGCGCAGGCTATCGCCAGGGACGCCTATAAGAGTGACGGGGACGACTTCCCGTGGCTCGCCATTCAGCTTGCCGCAGGTGCCCTCACCATCGTCGCGGTAGCGACCTTCGTCATCGCGCGGCGGAAGAAGGCCCTTTAA
- a CDS encoding DUF541 domain-containing protein, whose product MYEQTVKRWMPLAAVAIVTALVITACSDGGSDKSPTGNGGNSVTDLAKTGSINIQSQQQTGIWVDGSGSVRVTPDIATLNLGVEARAVAVADAREQAAKAMDGVMKSLKDNGVADKDIQTRGFNIQPIIVYVEVTPFPGDRNRPTEPRITGYIVSNSITAKLRKLDTVGKAIDDAVKAGGNNIRFNGIGFSLEDPKPQETAARDLAFKDAKAKAQQAAQALGVKVGDPTYVTISGGSPVIQEKFIAAAPRAAGADISTPTSISPGELDITVRVQVVFDIA is encoded by the coding sequence ATGTACGAACAGACAGTCAAACGATGGATGCCCTTGGCAGCAGTGGCGATAGTCACCGCCCTGGTCATCACCGCCTGCTCGGATGGCGGCTCGGACAAATCGCCTACGGGCAACGGCGGCAACAGCGTCACGGATCTGGCTAAGACCGGCTCCATCAACATCCAGTCCCAACAGCAGACGGGCATCTGGGTGGACGGCTCCGGCTCTGTGCGGGTGACGCCTGATATCGCCACACTCAACCTGGGCGTGGAGGCGCGCGCCGTGGCCGTGGCCGATGCCCGCGAACAGGCGGCAAAGGCCATGGACGGCGTCATGAAGTCCCTCAAGGACAACGGCGTGGCCGATAAGGACATCCAGACGCGCGGCTTCAACATCCAGCCCATCATCGTCTACGTGGAAGTAACGCCGTTCCCCGGCGATCGCAACCGGCCCACGGAGCCTCGTATCACCGGCTACATCGTCAGCAACTCCATCACCGCCAAGCTGCGCAAGCTCGATACCGTCGGCAAGGCGATTGACGATGCGGTGAAGGCCGGCGGCAACAACATCCGCTTCAACGGCATCGGCTTCTCCCTGGAGGACCCCAAGCCTCAGGAGACCGCGGCCCGCGACCTTGCCTTCAAGGACGCCAAGGCCAAGGCCCAGCAGGCCGCGCAAGCCCTAGGCGTGAAGGTCGGCGACCCCACCTACGTCACAATCTCAGGCGGCTCGCCTGTGATCCAGGAGAAGTTCATCGCGGCGGCGCCCAGAGCCGCGGGGGCGGACATCTCAACGCCTACCTCCATCAGCCCGGGTGAGCTGGACATCACGGTGCGCGTCCAGGTCGTCTTCGATATCGCCTAA
- a CDS encoding peroxiredoxin → MSPTPSLPRIMDKAPDFEAATTHGPIRFSEWAKDSWVVFFSHPADFTPVCTTEFMSFSDLWPEFQKRGVKLIGLSVDGIQSHIAWTRNIAEKQGKKVPFPVIADLNKDVASKYGMVHQTASSTVTVRAVFVVDPKMTIRALIYYPLSLGRNMQEILRVVDALQTADKHSIATPANWKPGEKVIIPAPATDQLADERVKDKSLEVIDWYLSKKQI, encoded by the coding sequence ATGTCCCCAACGCCAAGCCTTCCCCGCATCATGGATAAGGCCCCTGATTTTGAGGCCGCCACCACGCATGGCCCCATCAGGTTCAGCGAATGGGCCAAGGACAGCTGGGTGGTCTTCTTCTCCCACCCCGCCGACTTCACCCCCGTCTGCACCACTGAGTTCATGTCCTTCAGCGATCTCTGGCCCGAGTTCCAGAAGCGCGGCGTGAAGCTCATCGGCCTGAGCGTGGACGGCATCCAGTCCCACATCGCCTGGACGCGCAACATCGCCGAAAAGCAGGGCAAGAAAGTTCCCTTCCCGGTGATCGCCGACTTGAACAAGGACGTCGCCTCAAAGTACGGCATGGTGCACCAGACCGCGAGCTCCACGGTAACCGTCCGCGCTGTCTTCGTCGTTGACCCCAAGATGACGATCCGCGCCCTCATCTACTACCCGCTGAGCCTTGGCCGCAACATGCAGGAGATCCTCCGCGTGGTGGACGCCCTGCAGACGGCCGATAAGCACAGCATCGCCACTCCCGCCAACTGGAAGCCCGGCGAAAAGGTCATCATCCCGGCGCCTGCCACGGACCAGCTGGCCGATGAGCGCGTGAAGGACAAGAGCCTGGAAGTCATTGACTGGTATCTCTCCAAGAAGCAGATCTAG